Proteins from one Zavarzinia compransoris genomic window:
- the lpxA gene encoding acyl-ACP--UDP-N-acetylglucosamine O-acyltransferase, producing the protein MSIIHPSAIVDPAAKIGQDVEIGPFCIVGADVELADGVKLKGHVVVSGLTRIGAGTQIHPFAVIGAPPQTLKPIGDDTRIVIGENCQIREHATVHPGTVGGGGLTSVGNNCLLMVSTHVGHDCHVGNNVVMANNGTLGGHVTLGDFVYVGGLSAIHQNVRIGAHAMIGGMSGVEQDVIPYGSVMGNRAFLAGLNIIGLKRRGFSREQIHGLRRAYRLLFADEGTLAERLADVTEEFSGSDVVMDVVAFMQADSARSFVLPRADRGGA; encoded by the coding sequence TTGTCCATTATCCACCCGAGCGCCATCGTCGATCCGGCCGCCAAGATCGGCCAGGATGTCGAGATCGGGCCGTTCTGCATCGTCGGTGCCGATGTCGAACTGGCCGACGGCGTGAAGTTGAAGGGCCATGTGGTCGTCTCCGGCCTGACCCGCATCGGCGCCGGTACCCAGATCCATCCCTTCGCCGTGATCGGCGCCCCGCCCCAGACGTTGAAGCCGATCGGCGACGATACCCGCATCGTCATCGGCGAGAATTGCCAGATCCGCGAGCATGCGACGGTTCACCCGGGCACGGTGGGCGGCGGCGGCCTGACCTCGGTCGGGAACAATTGCCTGCTCATGGTCAGCACCCATGTCGGCCACGACTGCCATGTCGGCAACAATGTGGTGATGGCCAATAACGGCACCCTGGGCGGCCATGTCACCCTGGGCGATTTCGTCTATGTCGGCGGCCTGTCGGCCATTCACCAGAATGTCCGGATCGGCGCGCATGCCATGATCGGCGGCATGTCCGGGGTCGAGCAGGACGTCATTCCCTATGGCTCGGTCATGGGCAACCGCGCCTTCCTGGCCGGGCTCAACATCATCGGCCTGAAGCGCCGCGGTTTCAGCCGCGAGCAGATCCACGGCCTGCGCCGCGCCTATCGCCTGCTGTTCGCCGACGAGGGCACGCTGGCCGAACGCCTGGCCGATGTGACCGAGGAATTCTCGGGCAGCGACGTGGTGATGGATGTCGTCGCCTTCATGCAGGCGGATTCCGCCCGCTCCTTCGTCCTGCCGCGCGCCGATCGTGGCGGTGCCTGA
- the fabZ gene encoding 3-hydroxyacyl-ACP dehydratase FabZ produces the protein MSEAGETSAQTLETIDIMRIMQMIPHRYPMLLVDRVVDLIGGESATGIKNVSINEPFFQGHFPSYPVMPGVLIVEAMAQTAGVVVIKMLGNEAEGRLVYFMSIEDCRFRKPVVPGDQMRIHVKKERGRANVWKFHCVAKVEGALAAEATVTAMILDR, from the coding sequence ATGTCTGAGGCCGGGGAGACCAGCGCGCAGACGCTCGAGACGATCGATATCATGCGGATCATGCAGATGATCCCGCATCGGTATCCCATGCTGCTGGTCGATCGCGTGGTGGATCTGATCGGGGGCGAAAGCGCCACCGGGATCAAGAATGTCTCCATCAACGAACCGTTCTTCCAGGGGCATTTCCCGTCCTATCCGGTGATGCCGGGCGTCCTGATCGTCGAAGCCATGGCGCAGACCGCCGGCGTCGTCGTCATCAAGATGCTGGGCAACGAGGCGGAGGGCCGGCTGGTCTATTTCATGTCCATCGAGGATTGCCGGTTCCGCAAGCCGGTGGTCCCGGGCGACCAGATGCGCATCCACGTGAAGAAGGAACGCGGCCGCGCCAATGTCTGGAAATTCCATTGCGTGGCCAAGGTCGAAGGCGCATTGGCCGCCGAGGCGACCGTGACCGCGATGATTCTCGACCGCTGA
- the lpxD gene encoding UDP-3-O-(3-hydroxymyristoyl)glucosamine N-acyltransferase yields the protein MAEPRFFVGRGPYSLGTLAEIAGATLGEGADPGQIVAGAAPLEWAGPEQITYVGHAKFLGALGATRAGACLLREEHARRAPKGVALLHSRQPAIAYARIAQFFHPRREAAAGIAATAVIGEGAVLGPGCEIGPGATIGAGARLGRGVIVDPCAVIGRGVVLGDEVIVGAGASVHFAVVGARSTFFAGARIGEAGFGFVPNPPAGHLRIPQVGRVIIGSDVEVGANACIDRGVYGDTVIGDGTIIDNLVQIGHNVKLGRGCVLAAQVGISGSCTVGDFVAFGGSAGVADHINIGTGAQIAAKAGVMRDVPPGVTVGGTPAVPIKQWFREATTLSRLAQHKGEDNV from the coding sequence ATGGCCGAACCCCGCTTTTTCGTGGGCAGGGGGCCGTACAGCCTGGGGACTTTGGCCGAGATCGCCGGCGCCACCCTCGGCGAGGGCGCGGATCCCGGCCAGATCGTCGCCGGTGCCGCGCCGCTCGAATGGGCGGGGCCCGAGCAGATCACCTATGTCGGCCATGCCAAGTTCCTGGGCGCCCTGGGGGCGACCAGGGCCGGCGCCTGCCTGCTGCGCGAGGAGCACGCCCGCCGCGCGCCCAAGGGTGTCGCCCTGCTGCATTCGCGCCAGCCGGCGATCGCCTATGCCAGGATCGCCCAATTCTTCCACCCGCGCCGCGAGGCTGCGGCCGGCATCGCCGCCACCGCGGTGATCGGCGAGGGCGCCGTGCTCGGCCCGGGCTGCGAGATCGGCCCCGGGGCGACGATCGGCGCGGGGGCAAGGCTCGGCCGCGGCGTGATCGTCGATCCTTGTGCCGTGATCGGGCGGGGTGTCGTGCTCGGCGACGAGGTGATCGTCGGCGCCGGCGCTTCCGTCCATTTTGCCGTGGTCGGGGCGCGCAGCACCTTCTTCGCCGGGGCCAGGATCGGCGAGGCGGGCTTCGGCTTCGTGCCCAATCCCCCGGCCGGCCATCTGCGCATCCCCCAGGTGGGCCGGGTGATCATCGGCAGCGACGTCGAGGTCGGGGCGAATGCCTGCATCGACCGCGGGGTCTACGGTGACACGGTGATCGGCGACGGCACCATCATCGACAATCTCGTGCAGATCGGCCACAACGTGAAGCTCGGCAGGGGCTGCGTCCTGGCGGCCCAGGTCGGCATTTCGGGCTCCTGTACGGTGGGCGATTTCGTCGCCTTCGGCGGTTCGGCCGGGGTCGCCGATCATATCAATATCGGGACGGGGGCGCAGATCGCGGCGAAGGCCGGCGTCATGCGCGACGTTCCGCCAGGGGTAACGGTCGGCGGCACGCCGGCGGTGCCCATCAAGCAATGGTTCCGTGAGGCGACGACCCTGTCCCGCCTTGCCCAGCACAAGGGGGAAGACAATGTCTGA
- a CDS encoding OmpH family outer membrane protein, whose translation MMRKSLHAALLGVALAVGAAAPALAENLPQAAPLIVNYERLQTASKAAQDVRRQVQAVQAKYQAVIDKDLQNLKAEEKKLRDAAPKLSDAERDKRQKAFEAKVAEAQRRAQASNKAISEAVDAAGAKVREALVPIFSEIMTSRGSNLLLGTNEVLYFDPKLEITGEVLAALDAQLPSIKVEVAPVK comes from the coding sequence ATGATGCGCAAATCGCTCCATGCCGCCCTGCTGGGCGTCGCCCTTGCTGTCGGCGCCGCCGCGCCGGCGCTGGCCGAGAATCTGCCGCAGGCGGCGCCCTTGATCGTGAATTACGAAAGGCTGCAAACGGCGTCGAAGGCGGCGCAGGATGTCCGCCGCCAGGTCCAGGCCGTGCAGGCCAAATATCAGGCCGTGATCGACAAGGATCTGCAGAACCTGAAGGCCGAGGAAAAGAAGCTGCGCGACGCGGCGCCCAAACTGTCGGACGCCGAGCGCGACAAGCGCCAGAAGGCGTTCGAAGCCAAGGTCGCCGAGGCGCAGCGCCGTGCCCAGGCCAGCAACAAGGCGATCTCGGAGGCGGTGGACGCCGCCGGCGCCAAGGTGCGCGAAGCGCTGGTGCCGATCTTCAGCGAGATCATGACCAGCCGCGGCTCCAACCTCCTGCTCGGCACCAATGAAGTACTCTATTTCGACCCGAAGCTCGAGATCACCGGCGAAGTCCTGGCGGCGCTCGATGCCCAGCTGCCGTCGATCAAGGTTGAAGTCGCGCCCGTGAAATGA
- the bamA gene encoding outer membrane protein assembly factor BamA, whose product MAVGLAASPAAFAQVRGAGAEAAAPIVSAIRVEGNQRVEPETVISYMSIRAGERFDPVKLDLSLKALYATGLFGDVQIRAEGNDLVVTVVENPIINRVVLEGNSKLSEEQLTKELQVKPRVIFTRAKVQSDVQRMLELYRRAGRFAATIEPKIVQLPQNRVDLIFEIKEGPNTGVERISFIGNKAFTDGELREEIATRESRWYRFFSSEDNYDPDRMTYDRELLRKFYLTNGYADFRVLSAVADLTPERDAFFITFTVDEGEIYTFGGIDIESRIRDLVPDELRSQLLTLEGETYNAELIEKTIDRLTDAAGNLGYAFIDIRPVLKRDREKHTVSITYQINEAPRVYVERINIQGNVRTLDEVIRREFRLSEGDAFNTAKKERSRQRLQALGFFDKVDVTQVQGSAPDRTVMNVEVQERSTGELQVGAGFSSSEGVVGEVSVRERNLLGRGQDIRISASLSQKRTQFDFGFTEPYFLGRNVAAGIDLFNIDRDYQDEAQYDLRRTGFALRAGFNISEFLRMTTRYTLRQDEITNVGPFASFAVKEAEGQALTSMVGYVLGYDRRDRPQRPTDGYYLFIGQDFAGLGGDVTYIRTTAGANYYYPITSSVVASLSAEGGYIHGLGQNVRLNDRFDVGGQNLRGFKDAGIGPRDAISRDSLGGNIYAIGTAEVSFPVGLPDEYGIRASVFTDFGTLFEVDTAPTVSVLDDSSLRMSAGIGISWDSPFGPIRVDFAQALLKEDYDETQVFRFSFGTKF is encoded by the coding sequence TTGGCTGTCGGTCTTGCGGCGTCTCCCGCCGCTTTTGCCCAGGTTCGCGGGGCCGGGGCCGAGGCTGCCGCCCCGATCGTTTCCGCCATCCGCGTCGAGGGCAACCAGCGCGTCGAGCCGGAGACGGTCATCTCCTATATGTCGATCCGGGCGGGCGAGCGCTTCGACCCCGTGAAGCTCGACCTGTCGCTGAAGGCGCTCTATGCGACCGGCCTGTTCGGCGACGTGCAGATCCGTGCCGAGGGCAACGACCTCGTCGTCACGGTGGTCGAGAACCCGATCATCAACCGCGTGGTTCTCGAGGGGAACAGCAAGCTCTCGGAAGAGCAGCTGACCAAGGAACTCCAGGTCAAGCCGCGCGTCATCTTCACCCGCGCCAAGGTGCAGTCGGACGTCCAGCGCATGCTGGAGCTTTATCGCCGCGCCGGCCGTTTCGCCGCGACGATCGAGCCGAAGATCGTGCAGCTGCCGCAGAACCGCGTCGACCTGATCTTCGAGATCAAGGAAGGCCCGAACACCGGTGTCGAGCGCATCAGCTTCATCGGCAACAAGGCCTTCACCGACGGCGAACTGCGCGAGGAAATCGCGACCCGCGAAAGCCGCTGGTACCGCTTCTTCTCGTCCGAGGACAATTACGACCCGGACCGCATGACCTATGACCGCGAATTGCTGCGGAAATTCTACCTGACCAACGGCTATGCGGATTTCCGCGTGCTGTCGGCGGTCGCCGATCTGACTCCGGAGCGCGACGCCTTCTTCATCACCTTCACGGTCGACGAGGGCGAGATCTACACCTTCGGCGGCATCGACATCGAAAGCCGCATCCGCGACCTCGTGCCGGACGAGCTGCGCAGCCAGCTTCTCACCCTCGAGGGCGAGACCTATAACGCGGAACTGATCGAGAAGACCATCGACAGGCTGACGGATGCCGCCGGCAACCTCGGCTATGCCTTCATCGACATCCGCCCGGTGCTGAAGCGCGACCGTGAAAAGCACACGGTCTCGATCACCTATCAGATCAACGAGGCGCCCCGCGTCTACGTCGAGCGCATCAACATCCAGGGCAACGTCCGCACCCTCGACGAAGTCATCCGCCGCGAATTCCGCCTGTCCGAAGGCGATGCCTTCAACACGGCGAAGAAGGAACGGTCGCGCCAGCGCCTTCAGGCGCTCGGCTTCTTCGACAAGGTGGATGTCACCCAGGTCCAGGGCAGCGCGCCCGACCGCACGGTGATGAATGTCGAGGTGCAGGAACGCTCGACCGGCGAGCTTCAGGTCGGCGCCGGCTTTTCGTCGTCGGAAGGCGTGGTCGGCGAAGTCTCGGTGCGCGAGCGCAACCTGCTCGGCCGCGGCCAGGACATCCGCATTTCGGCCAGCCTGTCGCAGAAGCGCACCCAGTTCGACTTCGGCTTCACCGAGCCCTATTTCCTCGGCCGTAATGTCGCCGCCGGTATCGACCTGTTCAATATCGACCGCGACTACCAGGACGAGGCGCAATACGACCTGCGCCGGACCGGTTTCGCCCTGCGCGCCGGCTTCAATATTTCCGAATTCCTGCGCATGACCACGCGCTATACCCTGCGCCAGGACGAGATCACCAATGTCGGGCCGTTCGCCTCCTTCGCGGTGAAGGAAGCGGAGGGGCAGGCGCTGACCTCCATGGTCGGCTATGTGCTCGGCTACGACCGGCGCGACCGGCCGCAGCGCCCGACCGACGGCTATTACCTGTTCATCGGCCAGGATTTCGCCGGTCTCGGCGGCGACGTGACCTATATCCGCACCACCGCGGGCGCCAATTACTACTACCCGATCACGTCGTCGGTGGTGGCCTCGCTCTCGGCCGAGGGCGGCTATATCCACGGCCTTGGCCAGAATGTCCGCCTGAACGACCGTTTCGACGTCGGCGGCCAGAACCTCCGCGGCTTCAAGGATGCCGGCATCGGCCCGCGCGACGCCATCTCGCGCGACAGCCTGGGCGGCAATATCTATGCCATCGGTACGGCCGAGGTCAGCTTCCCGGTCGGCCTGCCGGACGAATACGGCATCCGCGCCAGCGTCTTCACCGATTTCGGCACGCTGTTCGAGGTCGATACCGCGCCGACCGTCAGCGTGCTCGACGATTCCTCGCTGCGCATGTCGGCGGGCATCGGCATTTCGTGGGATTCGCCCTTCGGCCCGATCCGGGTCGACTTCGCGCAAGCCCTTCTCAAGGAAGACTACGACGAAACCCAGGTCTTCCGCTTCAGCTTCGGGACGAAGTTCTGA
- the rseP gene encoding RIP metalloprotease RseP — MGDFIGGVGSSLHTIIFFVIAISVLVSVHEYGHFWVARRCGVKVEVFSIGFGREIFGWTDRLGTRWRISMLPLGGYVRFFGDADATSALPDGTIAMTEAERKVSFAGQSVGKRAAIAAAGPIANFLLAIVLFYGLIVALGQPFTPPVVDKVSPGSAAEAAGLLPGDRILAVDGSSVERFEDLIMVIRLNQGTPVRLSVARAGEQLEIGATPTITEIDNGQGGKQKIGLLGVSSSGVEFKEHGVVDSLWYAVREVGSVVNVTATAVGQMIAGSRGTEELGGPLRIADMSGRVAKVGIDSFILLIAALSVNLALFNLLPVPMLDGGHLLFYAFEAIRGRPLGDRTQEFGFRVGLAMVLTLMVFATWNDLVQLRVVDFISRLFT, encoded by the coding sequence GTGGGTGATTTCATTGGCGGCGTCGGGTCGTCGCTGCACACGATCATCTTCTTCGTCATTGCGATCTCGGTCCTGGTCTCGGTCCATGAGTACGGCCACTTCTGGGTCGCGCGCCGCTGCGGCGTGAAGGTCGAGGTCTTTTCCATCGGCTTCGGCCGCGAGATCTTCGGCTGGACCGACCGTTTGGGCACCCGCTGGCGCATTTCCATGCTGCCGCTCGGCGGCTATGTCCGTTTCTTCGGCGATGCCGATGCCACCTCGGCGCTGCCCGACGGCACCATCGCCATGACCGAGGCGGAGCGGAAGGTCAGCTTCGCCGGGCAATCGGTGGGCAAGCGGGCGGCGATCGCCGCCGCCGGCCCGATCGCCAATTTCCTTCTGGCAATCGTTCTTTTCTATGGCCTGATCGTCGCGCTGGGCCAGCCTTTCACCCCGCCGGTGGTGGACAAGGTCTCGCCCGGCAGCGCGGCGGAAGCCGCGGGCCTTCTGCCCGGCGACCGGATCCTGGCGGTGGACGGCAGCTCGGTCGAGCGCTTCGAGGACCTGATCATGGTCATCCGCCTCAACCAGGGCACGCCCGTGCGCCTGAGCGTGGCGCGGGCCGGCGAGCAGCTGGAGATCGGCGCCACCCCGACCATCACCGAGATCGACAACGGCCAGGGCGGCAAGCAGAAGATCGGCCTGCTCGGGGTATCCTCCTCGGGCGTCGAGTTCAAGGAACACGGCGTCGTCGATTCCCTCTGGTATGCGGTCCGGGAGGTCGGCTCGGTCGTCAATGTGACGGCGACCGCGGTCGGCCAGATGATTGCGGGCAGCCGGGGCACCGAAGAACTGGGGGGGCCGCTCCGAATCGCCGACATGTCGGGGCGCGTGGCCAAGGTCGGGATCGACAGTTTCATCCTGCTGATCGCCGCTTTGTCCGTAAACCTCGCTTTGTTCAACCTTTTGCCGGTGCCGATGCTGGACGGCGGACACTTGTTGTTCTATGCGTTTGAGGCCATACGTGGTCGTCCGCTCGGGGACCGGACTCAGGAGTTCGGCTTCCGCGTGGGTCTTGCTATGGTGCTGACGTTGATGGTGTTCGCGACCTGGAACGATCTCGTTCAACTCCGGGTCGTCGATTTCATCAGCCGGCTTTTCACCTGA
- a CDS encoding 1-deoxy-D-xylulose-5-phosphate reductoisomerase — MARRVTVLGSTGSVGTSTLDLVGRNPDQFEVAALVAHRRLDVLVEQARRFRPAFVASADEAALPALREALAGLGIEVGVGPGAVVEAAKVPADLVMSAIVGAAGLAPTLAAVERGAIVALANKEALVCAGDIFTAAVARHGATLLPVDSEHNAIFQVFDEARRDRVARLILTASGGPFRSADREVMERATPAQAVAHPNWSMGAKISVDSATMMNKGLELIEAHHLFAMPEDRIDILVHPQSVIHSLVEYVDGSVLAQLGSPDMRVPIAYALAWPDRMATPVARLDLASIARLTFEPPDAQRFPALALARHALKSGGAAPTILNAANEVAVAAFLGGRIGFLDIAAIVDQVLDRLAGRFGVSCLDDVMAADAAARRQAEAAADQA, encoded by the coding sequence ATGGCGAGGCGCGTCACCGTGCTCGGCTCCACCGGTTCGGTCGGGACCAGCACCCTCGATCTCGTCGGCCGCAACCCGGACCAGTTCGAGGTCGCGGCCCTGGTCGCCCACCGGCGCCTGGACGTGCTGGTCGAGCAGGCCCGGCGCTTCCGTCCCGCCTTCGTCGCCAGTGCCGACGAGGCGGCCCTGCCGGCCCTGCGCGAGGCCCTGGCCGGCCTCGGCATCGAGGTCGGCGTCGGCCCGGGGGCGGTGGTCGAGGCGGCGAAAGTGCCGGCCGACCTCGTCATGTCGGCGATCGTCGGTGCCGCCGGCCTTGCCCCGACATTGGCCGCGGTCGAGCGCGGCGCCATCGTCGCCCTGGCCAACAAGGAGGCGCTGGTCTGCGCCGGCGATATCTTCACCGCCGCCGTTGCCCGCCACGGCGCCACCCTGCTGCCGGTCGATTCCGAGCATAATGCGATTTTCCAGGTCTTCGACGAGGCGCGGCGCGACCGGGTGGCCCGGCTGATCCTCACCGCCTCGGGCGGGCCGTTCCGCTCCGCCGACCGCGAGGTGATGGAGCGGGCGACCCCGGCCCAGGCTGTCGCCCATCCCAATTGGTCGATGGGCGCGAAGATTTCCGTCGATTCCGCCACCATGATGAACAAGGGCCTGGAACTGATCGAGGCGCACCACCTGTTCGCCATGCCGGAGGACAGGATCGACATCCTGGTGCATCCCCAGTCGGTCATCCACAGCCTGGTCGAATATGTCGACGGTTCGGTGCTGGCGCAGCTTGGCTCGCCGGACATGCGGGTGCCGATCGCCTATGCGCTGGCCTGGCCCGACCGCATGGCGACGCCGGTCGCCCGCCTCGACCTCGCCTCGATCGCGCGCCTGACCTTCGAGCCGCCGGACGCCCAGCGCTTCCCGGCCCTGGCGCTGGCCCGCCACGCCTTGAAATCGGGGGGGGCGGCGCCTACAATCCTGAATGCGGCGAATGAGGTGGCGGTTGCCGCCTTCCTGGGCGGCCGGATCGGTTTTCTCGATATCGCCGCAATTGTCGATCAGGTATTGGACAGATTGGCAGGGCGCTTCGGCGTATCCTGTCTAGACGACGTGATGGCGGCCGATGCCGCCGCGCGCCGACAAGCCGAAGCCGCGGCCGATCAGGCCTGA
- a CDS encoding phosphatidate cytidylyltransferase, with the protein MGATIESRLPGRDLSLRVASGTVLALVGLGAVHAGGGWFVALVTVIAFLLVYEWDRIAEGDGLGDMARLHGAFVGAALAVGVFGLFAVALGVVAVGAAVSWWFAAKRGLRRPWPVLAVPYVALPCLSMLWLRFDAEAGTELTYWLLVSIWATDTGAYAAGRTIGGPKLAPRISPKKTWAGLIGGVAAAIVAGGLTAWIVGLPDPLAFALVSGIVGAWSQLGDLSESAVKRHFGVKDSSNLIPGHGGFLDRLDGLLFAAPAAALAVLVGAL; encoded by the coding sequence ATGGGCGCAACGATCGAGAGCAGGCTGCCGGGCCGGGATCTCTCCCTGCGGGTGGCATCCGGCACCGTGCTGGCCCTGGTCGGCCTCGGCGCCGTTCATGCCGGGGGCGGGTGGTTCGTGGCCCTGGTGACCGTCATCGCCTTTCTGCTGGTCTATGAATGGGACCGCATCGCCGAAGGCGACGGGCTGGGCGACATGGCCCGGCTGCATGGCGCCTTCGTCGGCGCGGCGCTGGCCGTCGGCGTCTTCGGCCTGTTTGCGGTCGCCCTCGGCGTCGTTGCCGTCGGCGCCGCCGTTTCCTGGTGGTTCGCGGCGAAACGCGGCCTGCGCCGGCCCTGGCCGGTGCTGGCCGTGCCCTATGTCGCGCTGCCCTGCCTGTCGATGCTGTGGCTGCGCTTCGATGCCGAGGCGGGAACGGAACTGACCTATTGGCTGCTGGTCTCGATCTGGGCGACCGATACCGGGGCCTATGCCGCCGGCCGCACCATCGGCGGGCCGAAGCTGGCGCCGCGCATCAGCCCGAAGAAGACCTGGGCCGGGCTGATCGGCGGCGTGGCGGCGGCGATCGTCGCCGGCGGCCTGACCGCCTGGATCGTCGGCCTGCCCGATCCCCTGGCCTTCGCGCTGGTCAGCGGCATCGTCGGCGCCTGGAGCCAGCTCGGCGACCTGTCGGAAAGTGCCGTGAAGCGCCATTTCGGCGTGAAGGATTCGAGCAACCTGATCCCCGGCCACGGCGGTTTCCTGGACCGGCTGGACGGCCTGCTCTTCGCCGCCCCCGCCGCCGCGCTGGCCGTGCTGGTCGGAGCGCTGTGA
- a CDS encoding isoprenyl transferase — translation MKPAIEQRDAALPRHVAVIMDGNGRWAKARLLPRVVGHQRGSEAVRRVVEAAADFNIEYLTLYAFSSENWKRPEAEIGDLMGLLRLYLRRDLAELHANGVRIRVIGDRARLAPDILGLIDQAESKTRDNRRLTVTLAISYGGQAEIVRAARSLAEDVAAGRLAPAAIDEALFASRLETAGIPDPDLVIRTSGEKRLSNFLLWQAAYAEFIFVDTLWPDFGREELASALREYQQRDRRFGARKE, via the coding sequence ATGAAACCGGCGATCGAGCAACGGGATGCGGCCCTGCCGCGCCATGTCGCCGTCATCATGGACGGCAACGGGCGCTGGGCGAAGGCGCGCCTGCTGCCCCGCGTCGTCGGCCACCAGCGCGGCTCGGAAGCCGTGCGCCGGGTGGTCGAGGCGGCGGCCGACTTCAATATCGAATATCTGACCCTCTATGCCTTTTCCTCGGAAAACTGGAAGCGGCCGGAGGCGGAGATCGGCGACCTGATGGGGCTGCTGCGGCTCTATCTCCGCCGTGACCTCGCCGAACTCCATGCCAACGGCGTGCGCATCCGCGTGATCGGCGACCGCGCCCGGCTCGCGCCCGACATTCTCGGCCTGATCGACCAGGCGGAGAGCAAGACCCGCGACAACCGCCGCCTGACGGTGACGCTGGCGATTTCCTACGGCGGGCAGGCCGAGATCGTGCGTGCCGCCCGCTCCCTGGCCGAGGATGTCGCCGCCGGCCGCCTGGCGCCGGCCGCGATCGACGAGGCGCTGTTCGCCAGCCGGCTGGAGACCGCGGGCATTCCGGATCCCGACCTGGTGATCCGGACCTCGGGCGAGAAGCGCCTGTCGAATTTCCTGCTGTGGCAGGCGGCCTATGCCGAATTCATCTTTGTCGATACGCTGTGGCCGGACTTCGGGCGCGAGGAACTGGCATCGGCGCTGCGCGAATACCAGCAGCGCGACCGCCGCTTCGGCGCGCGCAAGGAATGA
- the frr gene encoding ribosome recycling factor: protein MNGAVENLKHEFAGLRTGRASPNLLDPITVEVYGAQMAINQVASISVPESRMLSVSVWDRGSVSAVEKAIRNSGLGVNPVVDGTLIRIPIPELNQERRQEMVKLASKYTEQARVAVRNVRRDGMDQLKKLEKDSKISEDDHKIYADEVQDMTDKAIAVIDAALASKEKEILQV, encoded by the coding sequence ATGAATGGCGCCGTCGAGAACCTGAAGCATGAATTCGCGGGGCTGCGCACCGGCCGCGCTTCGCCGAACCTGCTCGATCCGATCACGGTCGAGGTTTACGGCGCGCAGATGGCGATCAATCAGGTGGCGTCGATCTCGGTGCCGGAGTCGCGCATGCTCTCGGTCTCGGTGTGGGACCGCGGCTCGGTCTCGGCCGTCGAGAAGGCGATCCGCAATTCCGGCCTCGGCGTCAATCCGGTGGTCGACGGCACGCTGATCCGCATTCCGATCCCGGAACTGAACCAGGAGCGGCGCCAGGAAATGGTGAAGCTCGCCTCGAAATATACCGAACAGGCCCGCGTCGCCGTGCGCAATGTGCGCCGCGACGGCATGGATCAGCTGAAAAAGCTCGAAAAAGACAGCAAGATTTCCGAGGACGATCACAAGATCTACGCCGACGAAGTCCAGGATATGACCGACAAGGCGATCGCCGTCATCGACGCGGCGCTGGCTTCGAAGGAAAAGGAAATCCTGCAGGTCTGA
- the pyrH gene encoding UMP kinase, translated as MTTVPKFRRIMLKVSGEALMGAQAYGIDQETVDRIARDIKGAYDLGIEICLVIGGGNIFRGLSKAAHGMERATADYMGMLATVMNALALQSGLEKFGLQTRVVSAIPMTSVCEPYIRRRAIRHMEKGRVVIFAAGTGNPFFTTDTAATLRAIEMGCDVMLKGTQVDGVYSADPKRDPDATRYDELTYQEVLARDLRVMDASAIALARDNRIPILVYSLSEPVVSVLTGEAKSTIIREGE; from the coding sequence ATGACCACCGTGCCGAAATTCCGCCGCATCATGCTGAAAGTCTCGGGCGAGGCCCTGATGGGCGCCCAGGCCTATGGCATCGATCAGGAAACGGTGGATCGCATCGCCCGCGACATCAAGGGGGCCTATGACCTCGGCATCGAGATCTGCCTCGTCATCGGCGGCGGCAACATTTTCCGCGGCCTGTCCAAGGCGGCCCACGGCATGGAACGCGCCACCGCCGATTACATGGGCATGCTGGCGACGGTGATGAACGCGCTCGCGCTCCAGAGCGGGCTCGAGAAGTTCGGCCTGCAGACCCGCGTCGTCTCCGCCATTCCCATGACCTCGGTGTGCGAGCCCTATATCCGCCGCCGCGCCATCCGCCACATGGAAAAGGGCAGGGTGGTGATCTTCGCCGCGGGCACCGGCAATCCCTTCTTCACCACCGATACGGCGGCGACGCTGCGCGCCATCGAGATGGGCTGCGACGTAATGCTGAAGGGGACCCAGGTCGACGGCGTCTATTCCGCCGATCCGAAGCGCGATCCGGACGCCACGCGCTATGACGAACTGACCTATCAGGAAGTGCTGGCCCGGGACCTGCGGGTCATGGATGCCTCGGCCATCGCGCTCGCCCGCGACAACCGCATCCCGATCCTGGTCTATAGCCTGTCCGAACCCGTGGTCTCCGTCCTCACCGGCGAGGCCAAATCGACCATCATCAGGGAAGGGGAGTAA